From Wolbachia endosymbiont (group A) of Longitarsus flavicornis, the proteins below share one genomic window:
- the ribD gene encoding bifunctional diaminohydroxyphosphoribosylaminopyrimidine deaminase/5-amino-6-(5-phosphoribosylamino)uracil reductase RibD has product MTDDHFMSIALRLAEKNLGNVAPNPAVGCVIVKDGTIISEGYTGIGGRPHAEVVALQNAKGSTQDATMYITLEPCCHFGVTEPCTAGIIRAGIKRVVIATIDPDSRVSGGGIKALKEAGIEVKQGIMQKEAEELNVGFFTTKKLHRPFIACKIATTLDGKIATFTGDSKWVTSEDTRNWVQKLRAKYDAIMIGSNTLVSDDPLLTCRLPGLENRSPIRLIIDSQGKLKEEHNIAKTADTLYNHDLSKEPTAYLSMSFQRVTLESRKKEEEWIPVSRTGMTGGSTWVITNNEVKKKIKNINYLVVNSNNAGKVCLKDMVSKLVSEIGITRLLVEGGGVLITELLKHNLIDRLIICRSGKILGNDATPFVGNLEIESINNCYQFKKVEIIEFSEDVVEVWDRLS; this is encoded by the coding sequence ATGACTGATGATCATTTCATGTCAATTGCATTAAGGCTTGCAGAAAAAAATCTTGGAAATGTTGCACCAAATCCTGCTGTCGGGTGTGTTATTGTAAAAGATGGTACAATTATTAGTGAGGGATATACAGGGATCGGTGGGCGTCCGCATGCGGAGGTAGTCGCTTTGCAAAACGCGAAAGGTTCAACTCAAGATGCAACTATGTATATCACGCTCGAGCCATGTTGCCACTTTGGAGTTACAGAACCTTGCACCGCAGGAATTATAAGAGCTGGAATAAAAAGGGTAGTAATTGCAACTATTGACCCAGATAGTAGAGTTTCAGGTGGAGGCATTAAAGCTCTGAAAGAAGCAGGAATTGAAGTGAAACAAGGAATTATGCAAAAAGAGGCAGAAGAACTGAATGTCGGTTTTTTCACCACTAAAAAACTACACAGGCCATTTATAGCCTGTAAAATCGCAACAACTCTTGACGGGAAAATTGCAACATTTACAGGCGATAGCAAATGGGTAACAAGTGAAGATACGAGAAATTGGGTACAGAAGCTTAGAGCAAAATATGATGCAATTATGATTGGCAGCAATACCCTTGTTAGTGACGATCCACTCTTAACTTGCAGGTTACCAGGGCTCGAAAATAGATCACCAATAAGGCTAATTATTGATAGCCAAGGGAAATTAAAGGAAGAGCATAACATTGCAAAGACTGCAGATACCTTATATAACCATGATTTAAGCAAAGAGCCAACAGCATACCTTTCGATGTCATTCCAGCGCGTGACGCTGGAATCTAGAAAAAAAGAAGAAGAATGGATCCCAGTGTCACGCACTGGGATGACAGGAGGTTCAACTTGGGTAATTACAAACAATGAAGTAAAGAAAAAAATAAAAAACATTAACTACTTAGTAGTTAATTCAAACAATGCTGGCAAAGTCTGCCTCAAAGACATGGTATCAAAACTTGTTTCAGAAATCGGTATAACAAGGTTATTAGTTGAAGGTGGAGGAGTGTTAATCACAGAGCTATTAAAGCATAATTTAATCGATAGATTAATAATCTGCCGCAGTGGTAAAATTTTAGGCAATGATGCCACTCCTTTTGTAGGGAATTTAGAGATTGAATCCATCAACAACTGCTATCAATTCAAAAAAGTAGAGATAATAGAGTTTAGTGAGGATGTAGTTGAGGTGTGGGATAGATTATCATAA
- a CDS encoding deoxyguanosinetriphosphate triphosphohydrolase, producing the protein MSNNNFLLNYACFPSKTKGRYFKEPEDENRSCFQRDRDRIIHSNAFRKLGYKTQVFINYEHDYYRTRLTHSLEVAQIARSIARRLGLDEDITECIALAHDLGHPPFGHTGEDALKQSVQVDNEKYEFDHNVQAIRILTYLEQKHADFDGMNLSWEVIEGVAKHNGPLLGQNAVSHTNNQLLLEYNKKYDLKLEEFSSIEAQVASIADDIAYSVHDLDDALRANLVTIEDLLKVPLIEKMFKDIRSRYSELPQSKLIHESLSGTIGTMISDVVSQTERNIEDHKIKSVEDVRSLNKMLVTFSPEVANATKEMKRFNMEKIYRSYKLSRTMNKAKRIIQELFQCFYENPGLLPTEWSKLACESQRSVIICDYISGMTDRFAIHEHRRIFDTSYEMTSF; encoded by the coding sequence ATGTCAAACAATAATTTTCTATTAAATTATGCATGCTTTCCAAGCAAAACAAAAGGGAGATACTTCAAAGAGCCAGAAGATGAGAATCGCAGCTGCTTTCAGCGTGATAGGGACCGTATCATTCACTCTAATGCGTTTAGAAAATTAGGGTACAAGACACAAGTTTTTATCAATTACGAGCACGATTACTATCGCACTCGGCTTACTCATAGCCTTGAAGTTGCACAAATTGCAAGGTCCATTGCGCGTAGACTCGGCTTAGATGAGGATATCACTGAATGCATAGCGCTTGCACATGACCTTGGTCATCCCCCATTTGGTCACACAGGTGAGGATGCTCTAAAGCAATCAGTTCAAGTTGATAATGAGAAGTATGAGTTTGATCATAATGTTCAAGCTATAAGGATTTTAACTTACCTCGAACAAAAACACGCTGACTTTGATGGTATGAATCTAAGTTGGGAGGTGATTGAAGGAGTTGCAAAACATAACGGTCCCTTACTTGGTCAGAATGCAGTATCTCACACAAATAATCAGCTATTGCTAGAATACAACAAAAAATATGATCTAAAACTTGAAGAATTTTCAAGCATTGAAGCGCAAGTTGCTTCAATTGCCGATGATATTGCTTACAGTGTTCACGATCTTGATGATGCACTCAGGGCGAATTTAGTAACCATCGAAGATTTGCTGAAGGTTCCTTTAATTGAAAAAATGTTTAAAGACATAAGGAGCAGATATTCAGAATTGCCTCAGAGCAAACTCATACATGAATCACTGAGTGGAACTATAGGAACTATGATAAGTGATGTTGTTTCTCAGACTGAAAGAAATATTGAAGATCACAAAATAAAAAGTGTAGAAGACGTAAGAAGTCTAAATAAAATGCTAGTCACATTTTCACCAGAAGTTGCGAATGCTACAAAAGAAATGAAAAGATTCAACATGGAGAAAATATACAGAAGCTATAAACTGAGTAGAACGATGAACAAAGCGAAACGCATAATACAGGAACTTTTTCAATGTTTTTATGAAAACCCAGGATTACTTCCCACAGAGTGGAGTAAACTCGCTTGTGAATCTCAGCGTTCAGTAATAATATGTGACTATATCTCGGGTATGACAGATAGATTTGCCATACACGAGCACAGAAGAATTTTTGATACCTCATACGAAATGACTTCTTTCTAA
- a CDS encoding heme biosynthesis protein HemY, producing MSTDYNINLTDNALKKIHSLAEKEGDKSSVLRVAVSGGGCSGFKYNFLMDQMNKNLSLDDEDDDYDDEFDDEDEDDDYEESEDYRSHSSFSEKGKDIVINDENGNPVLMVDNCSAKFLNNSVIDYTEDLSGSGFQIKNAFAKSQCGCGNSFSV from the coding sequence ATGTCAACAGATTACAACATCAACTTAACTGATAATGCACTAAAAAAAATCCACTCTCTTGCAGAGAAGGAAGGAGATAAGAGTTCCGTTTTACGGGTTGCAGTTTCAGGCGGTGGATGTTCTGGCTTCAAATACAATTTTCTTATGGATCAAATGAATAAAAATCTATCTTTGGATGATGAAGATGATGATTACGATGATGAGTTTGATGACGAAGACGAAGATGATGATTATGAAGAAAGCGAGGACTATAGAAGCCATTCCAGTTTTAGCGAAAAAGGTAAAGATATAGTAATTAATGATGAAAATGGCAATCCTGTATTAATGGTTGATAATTGTTCAGCAAAATTTTTGAATAATTCAGTTATAGATTATACTGAGGATCTCAGTGGTTCTGGTTTTCAAATAAAGAATGCCTTTGCTAAGTCTCAATGTGGTTGTGGTAACAGTTTTTCGGTTTAA
- a CDS encoding ABC transporter ATP-binding protein, with protein MGDNVALELTSVDKSFKDNSAVVKDINLSVTRGQVVALIGNSGAGKTTILQIAGLLDKPTSGIVTIDGINCTQANNKHKTHVRRNFLSFVYQFHYLLQELSVLENIMLPQLIAGKSKAEAKKNSQAMLRKFGLENKASSMVSEVSGGERQRIAIARSIVNSPKLLLADEPTGNLDPTNSFNVFLLLHSYVKENNSSMLIVTHNHLLAEKADCIFQLRDRSLVKL; from the coding sequence ATGGGTGATAATGTAGCTCTAGAACTAACTTCTGTAGATAAAAGCTTCAAGGATAATTCTGCTGTTGTAAAAGACATCAACCTAAGTGTCACAAGAGGGCAGGTAGTAGCGCTGATTGGCAATTCAGGTGCAGGAAAAACAACTATATTGCAAATCGCAGGCTTGTTGGACAAGCCAACTTCAGGTATAGTTACGATAGATGGAATAAATTGCACACAAGCCAATAATAAGCATAAAACCCATGTAAGAAGAAATTTTCTTAGTTTTGTTTATCAATTTCACTATTTGTTACAAGAGTTATCGGTGTTGGAAAATATTATGCTTCCTCAACTCATTGCAGGAAAAAGCAAAGCTGAAGCAAAAAAAAATTCGCAAGCAATGTTGAGAAAATTTGGTCTGGAAAACAAAGCAAGTAGCATGGTATCTGAAGTTTCGGGTGGGGAAAGGCAGAGAATTGCAATTGCAAGAAGCATTGTAAATTCTCCAAAGCTTTTACTTGCAGATGAGCCAACAGGAAATTTAGATCCAACAAATTCTTTTAACGTGTTTTTACTGCTACATTCATACGTAAAGGAAAATAACAGCTCTATGCTTATAGTAACACACAATCATCTCCTTGCAGAAAAGGCAGACTGCATTTTCCAATTGAGAGATCGATCATTAGTGAAGTTGTGA
- a CDS encoding alpha/beta hydrolase has translation MVEVFLNNATRKIEGEYHQSKNANAPVVLVLHHHPQYGGNMDSKIVHSTYTSFIDNNFSALKINFRGVGKSTGTFDKGIGELTDTAVAIDWLQEHNPSNVPIWIAGFSFGAWVAMQLTMRRPEIVGFIALSLPVTKYDFSFLSPCPVSGLIIQSSNDTISEESDVTELAKRLINSVKSDHMKYHIIDDTNHFLRDKEEEVTQIVDNYIKLRLNSATISSQKVKKEVRVKEYA, from the coding sequence ATGGTTGAAGTTTTTTTGAATAATGCAACAAGAAAGATAGAAGGTGAATACCATCAAAGCAAAAATGCCAACGCGCCGGTTGTGCTGGTTTTACATCATCATCCTCAATATGGTGGTAATATGGATAGTAAAATTGTACATAGTACATATACGTCTTTTATCGACAACAATTTTTCCGCATTGAAAATTAACTTTCGTGGTGTGGGAAAATCTACCGGAACTTTTGATAAGGGTATAGGAGAATTAACTGACACTGCGGTAGCCATTGATTGGCTTCAGGAACATAATCCTAGCAATGTTCCAATTTGGATCGCTGGTTTTTCTTTTGGAGCATGGGTGGCTATGCAGCTAACAATGCGCCGCCCTGAGATAGTGGGTTTTATTGCTCTTTCTCTTCCGGTAACTAAGTACGATTTTTCTTTTCTTTCTCCCTGTCCAGTTTCTGGGCTTATAATACAAAGCAGCAATGATACAATCTCAGAAGAAAGCGATGTAACAGAATTAGCAAAAAGGTTGATAAATTCAGTAAAAAGTGATCACATGAAATACCATATAATAGACGATACTAATCACTTTCTAAGGGATAAAGAAGAGGAAGTGACTCAAATCGTGGACAATTATATAAAACTGCGCTTGAATAGTGCAACTATTTCTTCTCAAAAGGTCAAAAAAGAGGTAAGAGTAAAAGAATATGCCTAA
- a CDS encoding cysteine desulfurase family protein, with translation MSPFSLENSGCVYADYNATAPISENVKKSIFEVLLKQTLNPSSLHKRGQEARKILQDARDNVRGAIGVLSDKEIVFTSGATEANNLVMRGIAGYLHIISAIEHPSILNSACNPYIIPVNQEGIVDFLELEKILSELKGNKAIVSVMMANNETGVIQPIEEIAEIVHKFGAICHTDTAQSVGKIKVNMEDLGVDLLTLSAHKFGGVAGSGVLIFNKELAIEPIIIGGGQEKGFRGGTENIVAIAGLSAALQNIPDLLSKMDEVKELRDQLECELLNLASDIRIFGKSSKRLPNTSFIYMPGVKSDVQLMHFDLNHIAVSNGSACSSGKVEPSHVLLAMGATKEQAECSIRISIGPETKPQDIKKIVDCWYNIYKQNSLV, from the coding sequence ATGAGTCCATTCTCTTTAGAAAATAGTGGTTGCGTATATGCTGATTACAATGCAACTGCTCCAATTAGCGAGAATGTAAAAAAAAGTATATTTGAGGTCTTGTTAAAACAAACGCTCAATCCATCATCGCTACATAAAAGAGGACAAGAAGCGAGGAAGATTCTTCAGGATGCAAGAGATAACGTACGTGGTGCTATTGGTGTTCTAAGTGATAAAGAAATAGTTTTTACGTCTGGTGCGACTGAAGCGAATAACCTTGTTATGAGAGGAATAGCAGGCTATCTGCATATAATTTCAGCTATAGAGCATCCTTCAATTCTTAATTCTGCATGTAATCCATATATAATACCCGTTAATCAGGAGGGCATTGTTGACTTTTTAGAGCTAGAAAAAATTCTAAGCGAACTTAAAGGAAACAAAGCAATAGTTTCAGTTATGATGGCAAATAACGAAACCGGAGTTATTCAACCTATTGAGGAAATAGCTGAAATAGTACACAAATTTGGAGCAATTTGCCACACTGACACTGCTCAAAGTGTTGGGAAAATTAAAGTTAATATGGAAGATTTAGGAGTGGATTTACTCACTTTATCCGCCCATAAATTTGGCGGTGTAGCAGGCAGTGGAGTTTTAATATTCAATAAAGAACTTGCGATAGAACCTATTATAATAGGTGGTGGACAAGAGAAGGGATTTCGTGGTGGTACGGAAAATATTGTTGCGATTGCAGGCCTTTCTGCTGCACTGCAAAATATTCCAGACCTTCTATCAAAAATGGATGAAGTAAAGGAGCTACGTGATCAATTAGAGTGTGAATTATTAAATCTTGCCAGTGACATAAGAATCTTCGGTAAAAGCTCTAAGAGGCTGCCAAACACAAGTTTTATTTATATGCCAGGAGTAAAGAGTGATGTGCAGCTCATGCATTTTGACTTGAATCATATTGCAGTTAGTAATGGCTCCGCGTGTTCTTCTGGAAAAGTTGAGCCTTCCCATGTTTTGCTTGCAATGGGGGCAACAAAAGAGCAAGCAGAGTGTTCAATTAGAATCAGTATAGGTCCAGAAACTAAACCACAAGACATAAAAAAAATAGTGGATTGTTGGTATAATATCTACAAGCAGAACTCCTTGGTATAG
- a CDS encoding integration host factor subunit alpha, producing MDHVITKDTAVTKATIAENINQEIGLSKEDSASIIDDILDEIKTSLAKDGIVKISSFGTFLVKKKKERPGNIPNTSEKVMIQARNSVSFRPSKIIKKSINN from the coding sequence ATGGATCATGTTATAACAAAAGACACAGCAGTAACTAAGGCAACAATAGCTGAAAATATAAACCAAGAAATAGGATTATCAAAGGAAGACTCTGCTTCGATAATAGATGATATATTGGACGAAATAAAGACGAGCTTGGCAAAGGATGGAATAGTAAAAATATCGTCATTTGGAACATTCTTGGTCAAAAAAAAGAAGGAAAGGCCAGGAAATATACCAAATACATCGGAGAAAGTGATGATTCAGGCAAGAAATTCAGTTTCTTTTAGGCCTTCAAAAATTATAAAAAAATCAATCAATAATTAA
- a CDS encoding MerR family transcriptional regulator has translation MNKEKLFYTIGEVAEELHLEQHVLRFWEGQFHQIKPTKRKGRRLYDRKCIEAIKKVKYMLYDKGYTIKGVQKEFGNDIKVTKNLLQELTDLRDYLTSKINSEESNKQT, from the coding sequence ATGAACAAGGAAAAATTATTTTATACGATTGGGGAAGTAGCTGAAGAGCTACATTTGGAACAGCATGTTTTGAGATTTTGGGAAGGTCAATTTCATCAAATTAAGCCTACAAAGCGTAAAGGAAGAAGGCTATATGATCGTAAGTGTATAGAGGCCATAAAGAAAGTAAAATACATGCTATATGATAAAGGATATACAATAAAAGGAGTGCAAAAAGAATTTGGTAATGATATAAAAGTCACAAAGAATTTGTTGCAAGAACTCACCGATTTGAGAGACTATTTAACTAGTAAAATAAATAGCGAGGAAAGTAACAAGCAGACGTGA
- a CDS encoding M23 family metallopeptidase produces MWHIASFLMLLAILIGCGLQKPAPVLLKGEEFYGKRDLEYTREYHLIREPSVQKESRKAIINRIYRDNNNAQNVEVNCKFVMPVKGSATSSDETCKDGIKIAAQNGTNVIASAPGKVIYVGKGLRWYGNLIIVEHKDNYMTVYSYLKNIHVEIGDKVKQGQVIGSAGKSSTQDKDPQMCFTIRHNGQAVDPLVHTNCD; encoded by the coding sequence ATGTGGCATATAGCCTCATTTCTTATGTTATTAGCAATATTAATAGGCTGTGGCCTGCAAAAACCCGCACCTGTGCTGCTTAAAGGCGAAGAATTTTACGGAAAAAGAGATCTGGAATATACAAGAGAGTACCATTTAATTAGGGAGCCTTCAGTGCAAAAAGAAAGTAGAAAAGCCATCATAAATAGGATATACAGAGATAACAATAATGCACAAAACGTGGAGGTAAATTGTAAATTTGTAATGCCAGTTAAAGGTTCAGCTACCTCTTCTGATGAAACGTGTAAGGATGGCATAAAAATTGCTGCTCAAAATGGAACGAACGTAATTGCCTCTGCACCCGGCAAAGTGATATATGTAGGCAAAGGGCTGAGATGGTATGGAAATTTAATTATAGTGGAACACAAAGATAATTACATGACTGTGTACTCCTATTTAAAAAACATACATGTTGAAATTGGTGATAAAGTAAAACAAGGTCAAGTAATTGGATCTGCAGGTAAATCAAGCACACAAGATAAAGACCCGCAGATGTGTTTCACAATACGGCATAATGGCCAAGCGGTTGATCCTTTGGTGCACACAAACTGTGATTAA